In a single window of the Hoyosella subflava DQS3-9A1 genome:
- a CDS encoding NAD(P)/FAD-dependent oxidoreductase, with translation MSSSATSPLPTVDVLVAGAGPAGIGCALALQSVDSLTYGVIERGVVGQSYRDWPRWTRFLTPSFTGNAFGAIDINAIHPETSPALLLQTDYPSGEAYSHYLSKLVELFELPVVENTMIESVARGARDEFVVTTSRGPVTARNLIWAGGEFSAPHIPEVSGAHLAVHSSQPRAWEPSDGSRVVVIGGYESGIDIACSLVARGHHATVLDPESPWEKTGSDPSLTLSPRTRQRLRVAQARGALDLVGAAAAAISQPNGSYTVTDTTGTHHTSTAQPVLATGYRPHLGPVQHMFATRDDGWPLLNADDESTLQPGIFLSGPAVRHKNLHLCFIYKFRQRFAHVAKVIGERLDRDTSALRSWKLAGMLVEDVSCCDKECVC, from the coding sequence GTGTCTTCCTCAGCTACGTCCCCACTTCCCACCGTCGACGTCCTAGTCGCGGGCGCGGGCCCAGCAGGTATCGGATGCGCCCTTGCCCTGCAGTCGGTCGACAGTCTGACCTACGGCGTCATCGAGCGCGGTGTGGTTGGCCAGTCGTACCGCGACTGGCCGCGGTGGACGCGGTTCCTTACGCCCTCCTTCACCGGCAATGCGTTCGGCGCGATTGACATCAACGCCATTCACCCCGAAACCTCACCTGCACTTTTGCTGCAGACCGACTACCCCTCAGGTGAGGCGTACTCGCATTACCTCAGCAAGCTCGTCGAACTGTTTGAGCTCCCTGTCGTCGAGAACACGATGATCGAATCGGTCGCACGCGGCGCCCGTGACGAATTCGTCGTGACAACGTCGCGCGGCCCCGTCACCGCCCGAAACCTGATTTGGGCGGGCGGCGAATTCTCGGCACCTCACATACCCGAGGTCAGCGGCGCTCACCTAGCAGTCCACAGCTCACAGCCGCGGGCCTGGGAGCCTTCAGACGGCTCACGCGTCGTTGTTATCGGCGGATACGAATCCGGCATCGACATCGCCTGCTCACTCGTGGCACGCGGCCACCACGCAACCGTCCTCGATCCCGAATCACCATGGGAAAAAACCGGTTCTGACCCGTCACTCACGCTCTCGCCCCGAACACGGCAGCGCCTCCGCGTCGCACAGGCCAGAGGTGCTCTCGACCTCGTCGGCGCGGCCGCAGCTGCGATCTCCCAGCCAAACGGCAGTTATACGGTCACGGATACCACCGGCACACACCACACCTCGACCGCACAACCAGTGCTCGCCACTGGCTACCGCCCACACCTCGGCCCTGTCCAGCACATGTTCGCGACGCGTGATGACGGGTGGCCATTGCTCAACGCCGACGACGAGTCGACTCTCCAGCCCGGCATCTTCCTCAGTGGTCCCGCAGTACGGCACAAGAATCTCCACCTCTGCTTTATCTATAAATTCCGGCAACGCTTTGCCCACGTCGCCAAAGTCATCGGTGAGCGGCTGGATCGAGATACCAGTGCCTTGCGGTCCTGGAAGCTCGCGGGAATGCTTGTCGAAGACGTCTCCTGCTG
- a CDS encoding SRPBCC family protein, protein MAQVSASSSITIAAPVDTVFSALADYETVRPRILSGHYRDYRVLEGGHGEGTIAQWILQATSKRSRDIKAAVSIDGTTIIERDVNSSLVTTWSVAPSASGSEVTTRTEWNGAGGIGGFFEKTFAPLGLKKIQAEVLANLKADVEKQ, encoded by the coding sequence ATGGCACAGGTCAGCGCGTCAAGTTCGATCACGATCGCGGCACCCGTCGACACGGTCTTCAGTGCCCTCGCTGACTACGAAACAGTGCGCCCGAGAATTCTGTCGGGGCACTATCGTGACTACCGCGTCCTCGAGGGCGGCCACGGTGAAGGCACGATCGCGCAGTGGATACTGCAGGCAACATCCAAGCGTTCACGCGACATCAAGGCTGCCGTGAGCATCGACGGCACGACAATTATTGAGCGCGACGTCAATTCCTCGCTGGTGACGACGTGGAGTGTGGCTCCCTCGGCCAGCGGCAGTGAGGTCACCACAAGGACCGAGTGGAATGGTGCTGGAGGGATCGGCGGGTTCTTCGAGAAGACATTCGCGCCGCTTGGACTCAAAAAAATCCAGGCTGAGGTGCTCGCCAACCTGAAAGCCGACGTGGAAAAGCAGTAA
- a CDS encoding aminotransferase class I/II-fold pyridoxal phosphate-dependent enzyme: MVSIETLSRDELQNEADKLKDLYSALKAKNFTLDLTRGKPSPEQLDLAGELLSLPGPDYRDGKGTDCRNYGGLDGLPELRAIFAELLGMPVSNLLAGNNASLEIMHDTIAFQLLTGNPDSVRPWSAEPGIKFLCPSPGYDRHFAICEHYGIEMVPVPMLADGPDMDVVTEFVNDPQVKGLWAVPIYSNPTGAVFSEEVTQQLASMPTGAPDFRIYWDNAYAVHPLTERDAPVYDILGMASEAGFPNRPLIFASTSKITFAGAGVSFFGGSDENIAWYKNSLGKASIGPDKINQLRHLRFFKDASGVRAHMARHRAILAPKFQAVLDILDERLSESKVATWTEPEGGYFISLDVMDGTAKRTIQLAKEAGIALTAAGSAFPYGRDPNDRNIRLAPSFPSMDDLRAAMDGVATCVLLAAAEKKLSESPEA, translated from the coding sequence ATGGTGTCGATCGAGACCCTTAGCCGTGACGAACTGCAAAACGAGGCAGACAAGCTGAAGGACCTGTATTCAGCACTCAAGGCGAAGAATTTCACACTCGATCTGACCCGAGGCAAGCCTTCTCCCGAGCAACTCGACCTCGCGGGTGAGCTACTGTCCCTGCCGGGGCCGGACTACCGGGACGGCAAGGGCACGGATTGCCGCAACTACGGTGGGCTCGACGGACTGCCCGAATTGCGCGCGATTTTCGCTGAACTTCTGGGTATGCCGGTGTCGAACCTGTTGGCAGGCAACAACGCCAGCCTCGAGATCATGCATGACACGATTGCCTTCCAGCTTCTCACGGGCAATCCGGATTCTGTCCGGCCGTGGTCAGCTGAACCGGGGATCAAATTCCTGTGCCCAAGCCCTGGCTACGATCGGCACTTCGCGATTTGTGAGCACTACGGAATCGAGATGGTTCCGGTTCCGATGCTGGCTGACGGCCCCGATATGGATGTGGTCACCGAGTTCGTCAACGATCCCCAAGTCAAGGGACTGTGGGCCGTTCCCATCTATTCGAACCCAACCGGGGCTGTCTTTTCAGAAGAGGTCACTCAACAGCTGGCATCGATGCCCACCGGTGCCCCGGACTTCCGGATTTACTGGGACAACGCTTACGCGGTCCATCCGCTGACAGAGAGGGACGCGCCGGTCTACGACATTCTGGGCATGGCCTCGGAAGCGGGCTTCCCGAATCGACCGCTGATCTTCGCGTCCACGTCGAAGATCACCTTCGCGGGCGCTGGAGTCAGCTTTTTCGGTGGCTCCGACGAGAACATTGCCTGGTACAAGAACAGCCTCGGCAAGGCCTCCATCGGCCCGGACAAGATCAACCAGCTCCGTCACCTGAGGTTCTTCAAGGATGCTTCCGGCGTCCGTGCACACATGGCCCGGCATCGCGCCATACTCGCGCCCAAATTCCAGGCGGTACTCGATATTCTCGACGAACGGCTCAGTGAGTCGAAGGTCGCGACGTGGACCGAACCTGAAGGCGGATACTTCATCAGTCTCGACGTCATGGATGGAACGGCGAAGCGGACGATCCAGCTGGCGAAGGAAGCAGGAATTGCGCTGACTGCCGCAGGGTCAGCCTTTCCCTACGGCAGGGACCCGAACGACCGCAACATTCGTCTCGCACCAAGTTTCCCCTCGATGGACGACCTGCGCGCTGCGATGGATGGTGTCGCGACCTGCGTGCTGCTCGCCGCGGCGGAGAAGAAGCTCTCCGAGAGCCCGGAAGCCTGA
- a CDS encoding methyltransferase domain-containing protein, with product MASEGTHASSALDRLSPFLDDGRIADGVIGRPRLVNGYVDVLPDSPEDDSKSLAQRTMEFPLLAPIYEHIWRPAGVLAFMGFNLQHFREEREKTVQALHLSGDQTVLDIACGPGNFTATFADALSPGGLAIGLDISRPMLRKAVETNSHPNAVYLRGDATSLPFPDAALDAVTCYAALYLIPDPFTVLDEMMRVLKPGGRISVMASRASEYPAIRRAQRRVLGLTGLRMFDINAFTDYFRSSGLTEITQEIYGVVQYVHGMKPTG from the coding sequence GTGGCCAGCGAAGGTACACACGCATCGAGTGCGCTTGATCGACTTTCTCCGTTTCTCGACGACGGCCGTATCGCGGACGGTGTGATCGGCAGGCCACGCCTCGTGAACGGGTACGTCGATGTTCTGCCTGACAGTCCTGAAGATGACTCAAAGTCGCTGGCCCAGCGCACCATGGAGTTCCCTCTGCTCGCACCGATCTATGAGCACATCTGGAGGCCGGCCGGTGTGCTCGCGTTCATGGGTTTCAATCTCCAGCACTTTCGCGAGGAACGCGAAAAGACAGTGCAGGCTCTGCATCTCTCCGGGGATCAGACAGTCCTCGACATCGCGTGCGGCCCCGGCAACTTCACCGCAACTTTCGCCGACGCGCTGAGCCCTGGCGGGCTCGCGATCGGTCTCGATATTTCGCGTCCTATGCTGCGGAAAGCGGTGGAAACCAACAGCCACCCGAATGCGGTATATCTCCGCGGTGACGCCACAAGCCTGCCATTCCCAGATGCAGCGCTCGACGCGGTTACCTGCTACGCCGCGCTCTACCTGATCCCAGACCCTTTCACCGTGCTCGACGAGATGATGCGGGTGCTCAAACCGGGCGGGCGAATTTCCGTGATGGCGAGCCGCGCATCCGAGTATCCCGCGATCCGTCGAGCACAACGGCGCGTCCTAGGACTGACCGGGTTGCGGATGTTCGACATCAATGCGTTCACGGATTACTTCCGCTCCTCCGGACTCACCGAGATCACGCAGGAAATATACGGTGTGGTGCAATATGTGCACGGGATGAAGCCGACGGGCTAG
- a CDS encoding YbaB/EbfC family nucleoid-associated protein, translated as MQPDGAPDMQAIIQQAQAMQQQLMEAQEKIAATEVEGQAGGGLVTAKITGTGEIIDITIDPKVVDPDDVETLQDLVVGAIRDASQNAQSLAADALGPFASGMGGGSGIPGLPF; from the coding sequence ATGCAACCAGATGGTGCGCCTGACATGCAGGCGATCATCCAGCAGGCCCAAGCGATGCAGCAGCAGCTCATGGAGGCCCAGGAGAAAATCGCGGCGACCGAGGTTGAGGGCCAGGCCGGTGGCGGCCTGGTGACCGCGAAAATCACAGGCACTGGCGAGATCATCGATATCACGATCGATCCCAAGGTCGTAGATCCTGATGACGTCGAGACGCTTCAGGATCTCGTGGTCGGGGCGATCAGGGATGCCAGCCAGAATGCGCAAAGTCTCGCGGCAGACGCACTCGGACCGTTTGCGTCCGGGATGGGTGGAGGCTCCGGTATTCCCGGGCTGCCTTTCTGA
- a CDS encoding class I SAM-dependent methyltransferase produces MKAVLTAFTAPQLERMNVAEILSAVLGRDFPIRFTAYDGSALGPETARYGLHLTTPRGLTYLATAPGDLGLARAYVSGDLEVSGVHQGDPYEIMKILAHDVRVRRPSPATIASIMRSLGWERLRPVAPPPQENMPRWRRMALGLLHSKSRDAAAIHHHYDVSNEFYEHILGPSMTYTCAAYPSADSSLEEAQDNKYRLVFEKLGLKAGDRLLDVGCGWGGMVRFAAKRGVHVIGATLSRKQAEWAQKMIAHEGLGDLAEVRFCDYRDVTEAGFDAVSSIGLTEHIGLANYPSYFGFLKDKLRPGGRLLNHCITRPNNLQSNRAGDFIDRYVFPDGELAGPGFIISAVHDAGFEVRHEENLREHYALTLRDWNRNLARDWDACVHASDEGTARVWGLYISGSRVAFETNSIQLHQVLAVKTARNGEAQVPLGQWWTR; encoded by the coding sequence ATGAAGGCAGTGTTGACGGCGTTTACGGCTCCCCAACTCGAAAGGATGAACGTCGCTGAGATACTCAGCGCGGTACTCGGGCGAGATTTCCCGATCCGGTTCACTGCGTACGACGGCAGCGCGCTCGGCCCCGAAACCGCCCGCTACGGCTTGCACCTCACGACGCCGCGCGGGCTGACCTACCTCGCTACCGCGCCCGGTGATCTCGGGCTCGCACGCGCGTACGTGTCCGGCGACCTCGAGGTCAGTGGGGTTCATCAGGGTGACCCGTACGAGATAATGAAGATCCTCGCGCATGACGTCCGGGTGCGGCGGCCCTCGCCAGCAACGATCGCTTCGATCATGCGGTCCCTCGGCTGGGAACGCTTGCGACCGGTCGCGCCGCCCCCGCAAGAGAACATGCCCCGTTGGCGCCGGATGGCCCTTGGCCTGCTGCACTCGAAGAGCCGTGATGCTGCGGCAATCCACCATCATTACGACGTGTCGAACGAGTTTTACGAGCACATCCTCGGCCCGTCGATGACGTACACATGCGCGGCCTACCCCAGCGCAGACAGTTCCCTGGAGGAAGCACAGGACAACAAGTACCGACTCGTCTTCGAGAAACTTGGCCTGAAAGCCGGGGATCGCCTGCTTGACGTCGGGTGCGGGTGGGGCGGCATGGTGCGGTTCGCCGCTAAGCGCGGCGTTCATGTCATCGGTGCGACATTGTCCCGCAAACAGGCGGAATGGGCTCAGAAGATGATTGCCCATGAAGGATTGGGCGATCTGGCGGAAGTCCGTTTCTGCGACTACCGCGATGTCACAGAGGCGGGCTTCGACGCAGTGTCGTCGATCGGCCTCACTGAACACATCGGTTTGGCGAACTACCCGTCGTACTTCGGCTTCCTGAAGGACAAGTTGCGGCCAGGCGGACGACTGCTGAACCATTGCATCACTCGCCCGAACAACCTTCAAAGCAACCGCGCAGGTGACTTCATTGACCGGTACGTTTTCCCTGACGGAGAGCTCGCCGGACCTGGCTTCATCATTTCAGCTGTCCACGACGCCGGTTTCGAGGTGCGGCACGAAGAGAACCTCCGCGAGCACTACGCACTGACGCTGCGGGACTGGAACCGCAACCTCGCTCGCGACTGGGACGCGTGTGTGCACGCCTCCGACGAGGGCACCGCCCGCGTCTGGGGACTGTACATTTCCGGTTCACGAGTCGCGTTTGAAACGAACTCGATTCAGCTGCACCAGGTCCTGGCGGTCAAAACCGCGCGGAATGGCGAAGCGCAGGTCCCGTTGGGTCAGTGGTGGACCCGCTGA
- a CDS encoding DNA polymerase III subunit gamma and tau translates to MALYRKYRPATFAEVVGQEHVTEPLSAALNAGRINHAYLFSGPRGCGKTSSARILARSLNCEHGPTATPCGTCNSCVALGPGGPGNLDVIELDAASHGGVDDTRELRDRAFYAPAESRYRVFIVDEAHMVTNAGFNALLKIVEEPPEHLIFIFATTEPEKVLPTIKSRTHHYPFRLLPPPVMRGLVERICASENVHVQDTVFPLVIRAGGGSPRDTLSVLDQLIAGAGEAGVAYDRAVSLLGITDSSLIDAAVDGLANSDGAALFGTINDVMDAGFDPRRFTADLLERIRDLILVQAVPDALTNGLVDAPADGRGRMLSDVERIGPATLARYAELLHAGLSEMRGATAPRLLLEVLCARMLLPAASATDSALLQRLERLERGTPTAAQSAQAGAPAGQAQPGSPVFERPSQRPKEAAPNEAPSEAATTGVPEKTPEASAPPAPPTPKAEASAPPVVRAAPEPASEAPAPPSRPTEVASPAAADEAQATPAPAESDAHPGLSVSVVEAAWGKICANVRAKSKIVEVMLSGAKVTGVRGNSIMLSHETPALMGRLREARSAGIVLEAFRETLGTECELVWGAEALGQAAKKPPTPQERNQSSPPNDRPRFVRKSAASSGRTEQKPPQTAPGQASRERHTPAPGGDDIPPPDDPGYPEDPGPHNSGPPSAVGQGPVQPVAAPDDEDALLEEARRAEASGIDDSDSSPRRDPEELAIELLTSELGARRIE, encoded by the coding sequence GTGGCGCTATACCGCAAATACCGTCCCGCGACGTTCGCTGAAGTTGTCGGCCAGGAGCACGTGACTGAGCCGCTCAGTGCTGCGCTTAATGCCGGCCGGATCAACCACGCTTACCTCTTTTCGGGTCCGCGTGGCTGCGGAAAGACTTCCTCAGCGCGCATCCTCGCTCGCTCCCTGAACTGTGAGCACGGCCCCACCGCCACGCCGTGCGGTACCTGTAATTCGTGCGTCGCTCTCGGGCCAGGCGGGCCAGGGAACCTCGACGTGATCGAGCTCGACGCGGCCAGTCATGGCGGCGTGGATGACACGCGTGAGCTGCGAGATCGCGCGTTCTACGCCCCTGCGGAGTCCCGCTACCGCGTGTTCATCGTTGACGAGGCGCATATGGTCACCAATGCGGGGTTCAACGCGCTCCTGAAAATCGTGGAAGAACCACCCGAGCACCTGATCTTTATCTTCGCCACAACCGAGCCGGAAAAGGTACTTCCGACGATCAAGTCCCGCACACACCATTACCCCTTCAGGCTGCTGCCACCGCCGGTAATGCGCGGCCTGGTGGAACGCATCTGCGCCAGCGAGAACGTGCATGTCCAGGACACAGTGTTTCCGCTGGTTATTCGTGCGGGTGGAGGTTCCCCGCGTGACACGCTTTCGGTTCTTGACCAGCTGATTGCTGGAGCGGGCGAGGCCGGTGTCGCCTACGATAGGGCAGTTTCGCTGCTTGGCATCACGGACTCTTCCCTCATCGATGCCGCAGTGGATGGGCTCGCCAATTCGGACGGTGCCGCGTTATTCGGCACGATCAACGACGTCATGGACGCGGGCTTCGATCCGCGCCGCTTCACCGCCGATCTCCTCGAACGGATACGCGACCTCATTCTGGTGCAGGCAGTGCCAGATGCGCTGACGAACGGGCTTGTTGACGCCCCTGCCGATGGTCGTGGGCGGATGCTCAGCGATGTCGAACGGATAGGGCCGGCGACACTGGCGCGGTACGCGGAGTTGCTACACGCGGGCCTCTCGGAGATGCGGGGTGCGACCGCGCCCAGGCTCCTCCTCGAGGTGCTCTGCGCGCGGATGCTGCTGCCCGCTGCTTCCGCCACGGATTCCGCGTTGTTGCAGCGCCTTGAGCGCCTTGAGCGGGGGACACCCACGGCGGCTCAGTCCGCTCAGGCAGGCGCTCCGGCGGGTCAGGCTCAACCCGGATCCCCAGTCTTCGAGCGGCCATCTCAGCGGCCCAAGGAGGCCGCTCCCAACGAAGCTCCGAGTGAGGCCGCCACCACGGGCGTCCCTGAGAAGACACCTGAGGCCAGCGCACCTCCGGCGCCGCCGACACCCAAGGCGGAGGCTTCCGCGCCCCCGGTTGTCCGCGCGGCCCCGGAGCCAGCCAGCGAAGCGCCGGCCCCACCGTCGCGCCCAACTGAAGTGGCCTCGCCTGCCGCCGCCGACGAAGCCCAGGCAACGCCCGCCCCAGCCGAGAGCGATGCCCACCCGGGGCTTTCGGTGTCGGTAGTGGAAGCCGCGTGGGGCAAAATCTGTGCGAATGTTCGCGCGAAGAGCAAGATTGTGGAAGTCATGCTGTCCGGGGCGAAAGTCACGGGTGTGCGCGGCAACTCAATCATGCTGAGCCACGAAACACCGGCGCTGATGGGCCGATTGCGTGAAGCGCGCAGCGCCGGGATCGTGCTGGAGGCGTTCCGGGAGACGCTCGGAACTGAATGTGAGCTCGTTTGGGGAGCCGAAGCTCTGGGCCAGGCAGCCAAAAAACCGCCGACTCCACAGGAACGGAACCAGTCCAGCCCGCCGAACGACCGCCCGCGTTTCGTGCGCAAATCAGCGGCGTCCTCAGGGCGGACAGAGCAGAAGCCGCCGCAAACTGCGCCTGGGCAGGCGTCACGCGAGCGACACACCCCAGCCCCGGGCGGCGATGACATCCCGCCGCCCGACGATCCGGGCTACCCGGAGGATCCAGGGCCGCACAACTCAGGACCCCCAAGCGCCGTTGGGCAAGGACCTGTTCAGCCCGTAGCTGCACCCGACGATGAGGATGCACTGCTCGAAGAAGCTCGCCGCGCGGAAGCCTCCGGAATCGACGACTCGGACAGCTCACCGCGACGCGACCCGGAGGAACTCGCCATCGAGCTGCTGACGTCCGAACTCGGCGCGCGCCGTATCGAATGA
- a CDS encoding GyrI-like domain-containing protein encodes MKTDFKKTLDSYKARHHTFRIVDVPPLQYLMADGHGDPNTATEYADAIAALYPVAYKLKFASKQDLGRDYVVMPLEALWWAADMDAFTVERDKSQWDWTVMIMVPDWITRDMFNTAVARVATSNRPISLDKVRLETLREGRCVQTLHVGPYDDETEILSEMHHEFIPRSGLRMTGKHHEIYFSDFRKVAPSKLRTILRQPVGEA; translated from the coding sequence ATGAAGACAGATTTCAAGAAAACCCTCGACTCGTACAAAGCGCGCCACCACACGTTCCGGATCGTCGACGTACCCCCGTTGCAGTACCTCATGGCCGACGGACACGGCGATCCGAACACCGCGACGGAGTACGCCGACGCTATCGCGGCGTTGTACCCGGTCGCCTACAAACTCAAGTTCGCCAGCAAACAGGATCTCGGCCGGGACTACGTGGTCATGCCTTTGGAAGCACTGTGGTGGGCGGCGGATATGGACGCCTTCACGGTCGAACGTGATAAGTCCCAGTGGGACTGGACGGTCATGATCATGGTGCCTGACTGGATCACTCGCGACATGTTCAACACAGCGGTCGCCAGGGTTGCCACCAGTAATCGTCCGATCAGCCTCGACAAGGTTCGCCTGGAGACGCTCCGGGAGGGCAGGTGCGTACAGACGCTCCATGTCGGTCCATACGACGACGAGACCGAGATCCTCTCGGAAATGCATCACGAGTTCATCCCGCGCTCAGGCTTGCGGATGACGGGGAAACATCACGAGATCTACTTCAGCGACTTCCGGAAGGTCGCGCCATCGAAACTGCGCACCATCCTCCGCCAGCCGGTCGGGGAAGCGTAG
- a CDS encoding arsenic resistance protein — MPALATTAILLLAIVGGATVGLTTPELIPDGLIDVTIFALLVLLFLPISSQSMRRAFRNVRFTASAWLANFVIVAPFGALLAWLLLSGHPAAIAGLTIYFAAPCTDWFLAFTKLAGGETAGAAALIPLNLATQVALFPVVVWLVSDHVSGFAIADLFTTMLVWFALPFGVAALIRALLPRAGYRRGAEALLSRLPDVGVTVALGLLVFQIFAVHAGTITGALALAPLVLAAVVAFFGFALAVSQVLGRAAGLSSPERTALTMTTSARNAPLMLALTMTTIPDQPLMYSVIVLAMLAEFPHLTALAYVFRRKFGSAPTLVPLVPRRRSNHAVRYR, encoded by the coding sequence GTGCCTGCCCTAGCCACTACTGCGATCCTTCTGCTGGCCATCGTGGGCGGCGCCACAGTAGGTCTCACCACACCTGAGTTGATCCCGGACGGCTTGATAGACGTCACGATCTTTGCGCTGCTGGTGCTGCTTTTCCTGCCAATCAGTAGCCAATCGATGCGGCGCGCGTTCCGCAATGTTCGCTTCACCGCGAGCGCGTGGCTCGCCAACTTCGTCATCGTCGCCCCTTTCGGCGCGTTGCTGGCGTGGCTTCTATTGAGTGGGCACCCAGCCGCGATCGCCGGTCTGACGATCTACTTTGCTGCGCCCTGCACTGATTGGTTTCTGGCTTTCACCAAACTTGCCGGCGGGGAAACCGCCGGTGCCGCGGCATTGATCCCCCTCAACCTCGCAACGCAAGTGGCGCTGTTTCCTGTAGTGGTCTGGCTCGTGTCGGATCACGTTTCCGGCTTTGCGATCGCCGATCTGTTCACCACGATGCTGGTGTGGTTCGCCCTGCCATTTGGCGTGGCCGCCCTCATCCGGGCGTTACTGCCGCGTGCGGGATATCGGAGAGGTGCGGAAGCGTTGCTCTCGCGACTGCCGGATGTAGGCGTGACCGTCGCGCTCGGCTTGCTTGTGTTCCAGATCTTTGCGGTGCACGCGGGAACGATCACCGGCGCACTGGCTCTCGCGCCACTGGTTCTCGCCGCAGTAGTCGCCTTCTTTGGCTTCGCCCTCGCCGTTTCACAAGTCCTCGGCCGCGCAGCAGGGCTTTCATCGCCGGAACGGACAGCGCTCACGATGACGACGAGCGCTCGCAATGCCCCACTAATGCTGGCCCTGACGATGACCACGATCCCCGACCAGCCGCTGATGTACTCGGTCATCGTCCTCGCAATGCTGGCCGAGTTTCCCCATCTCACCGCGCTCGCCTACGTCTTCCGCCGCAAGTTCGGAAGCGCACCCACCCTGGTCCCCCTGGTGCCGCGCAGGCGCAGCAACCACGCCGTTCGTTATAGATAA
- a CDS encoding FAD-binding oxidoreductase has translation MTPEASAAAHAAAVDRLIHSYRAIPDDAPVRLAKKTSNLFRHREKTSAPGLDVSGLARVIGIDSDTRTADVGGMCTYEDLVAATLEYDLVPLVVPQLKTITLGGAVTGLGIESTSFRNGLPHESVLEMDILTGAGEVVTAGPEGPHSDLYWGFPNSYGTLGYATRLRIELEPVEPYVELRHLRFTSLDELQETLDTVSYEHTYDGEPVHYVDGVMFSATESYLTLGRQTSEPGPVSDYTGNQIYYRSIQHGGAETPVVDRMTIHDYLWRWDTDWFWCSRAFGTQHPVVRRFWPRRYRRSSFYWKLIALDRQVGLADFIEQRKGNLPRERVVQDIEVPIENTASFLRWFLANVPIEPVWLCPLRLRKTRSPGLPSPTSPASRPWPLYPLEPQRTYVNVGFWSAVPVVAGQPEGHTNRMIENEVDRLDGHKSLYSDAFYERKEFDALYGGDTYRELKETYDPNSRLLDLYAKAVQGR, from the coding sequence ATGACGCCTGAAGCTAGTGCGGCGGCGCACGCCGCTGCGGTGGATCGCCTCATCCATAGCTATCGGGCGATTCCTGATGACGCGCCGGTGCGGCTGGCGAAGAAGACGTCAAACCTATTCCGCCACAGGGAAAAGACTTCTGCTCCTGGGCTTGACGTATCCGGCCTGGCTCGCGTGATTGGGATCGACTCAGACACTCGCACTGCCGACGTTGGCGGCATGTGCACATACGAGGACCTTGTCGCGGCGACGCTCGAATACGATCTGGTCCCCCTGGTCGTCCCGCAACTCAAAACGATCACTCTCGGCGGCGCGGTGACGGGCCTGGGAATTGAGTCCACCTCGTTCCGCAATGGGCTTCCCCATGAATCTGTTCTCGAAATGGATATCCTGACGGGCGCCGGGGAGGTCGTCACGGCCGGCCCGGAAGGCCCCCATAGCGATTTGTACTGGGGGTTTCCGAATTCGTACGGCACGCTCGGCTATGCGACGCGCCTGCGCATCGAACTAGAACCGGTCGAGCCGTACGTCGAACTCAGGCACCTGCGGTTCACTAGCCTCGATGAGCTTCAGGAGACACTTGACACCGTTTCGTACGAACACACGTATGACGGGGAACCCGTTCATTACGTCGATGGAGTCATGTTCTCAGCCACGGAAAGCTACCTCACGCTTGGCCGTCAGACGAGCGAACCCGGCCCGGTCAGCGACTACACCGGAAACCAGATCTACTACCGTTCAATACAGCACGGTGGCGCTGAAACTCCCGTCGTCGACCGGATGACCATTCATGACTATCTATGGCGCTGGGATACTGACTGGTTCTGGTGCTCGCGTGCCTTCGGAACGCAACACCCAGTGGTCCGGAGATTCTGGCCACGCCGCTATCGCCGCAGCAGCTTCTACTGGAAGCTGATCGCGCTTGACCGCCAGGTTGGGCTCGCGGACTTCATCGAACAACGGAAGGGCAACCTCCCCCGGGAACGCGTAGTCCAGGACATCGAGGTCCCGATCGAGAACACTGCGAGCTTCTTGCGGTGGTTCTTGGCGAACGTGCCGATCGAGCCGGTATGGCTATGCCCGCTGCGCCTGCGAAAAACACGCAGCCCCGGCCTGCCTTCGCCGACGTCCCCGGCTTCACGCCCATGGCCCCTCTATCCGCTCGAGCCTCAGCGCACATACGTCAATGTTGGCTTCTGGTCAGCGGTGCCGGTCGTGGCCGGCCAGCCCGAGGGGCACACCAACCGGATGATCGAGAACGAAGTCGATCGCCTTGACGGTCACAAATCGCTGTACTCAGATGCGTTTTACGAGCGAAAAGAGTTTGACGCGCTGTACGGCGGCGATACCTATAGAGAACTCAAAGAGACCTACGACCCAAACAGCCGGTTACTTGATCTCTATGCAAAGGCGGTGCAAGGACGATGA